Proteins encoded together in one Bacteroidales bacterium window:
- a CDS encoding glycerol acyltransferase: MNSDGLEPGIQFVDVQKVFHQKNPRLAPLIPGFVYRFIKNIVHEDYINEFLRKHGHKQGLEFIEAIIADFNVTTEIIGEENLPPQGRFIFAGNHPLGGFDGMVLMHFLGKKYPEVKFLVNDILMNIRNLEPLFVPINKHGPHGRDAARKMDEAMRSEAQILTFPSGLVSRRIKGKIEDLPWKKNFIQKAVQYQRDVIPFHFSGRNTSHFYFLANLRKFLGIKSNLEMFLLPDETYRHRNKKLTLIFGKPIPWRMFDHTKSPQEWATWVRNIVYSLPEKERI; this comes from the coding sequence ATGAACTCTGACGGATTAGAACCAGGTATACAGTTTGTTGATGTACAAAAGGTTTTTCATCAGAAAAATCCAAGGCTGGCGCCTTTGATTCCCGGTTTTGTTTACCGGTTTATAAAAAATATTGTTCACGAAGATTACATCAATGAATTTTTACGTAAACACGGGCATAAGCAAGGGCTGGAATTCATAGAAGCCATAATTGCCGATTTCAATGTAACTACTGAAATTATTGGTGAAGAAAATCTTCCTCCGCAGGGAAGGTTCATATTTGCAGGAAATCATCCCCTTGGGGGGTTCGACGGAATGGTCCTGATGCATTTTCTTGGGAAGAAATATCCGGAGGTGAAGTTTCTGGTGAACGATATTCTTATGAACATCAGGAATCTGGAACCGTTGTTTGTGCCCATCAACAAGCATGGCCCGCATGGAAGGGATGCAGCACGAAAGATGGATGAAGCCATGCGTTCCGAAGCCCAGATTCTCACTTTCCCATCCGGGCTGGTTTCCAGGCGTATAAAAGGAAAAATTGAAGACTTACCCTGGAAGAAGAACTTTATTCAGAAAGCAGTTCAATATCAGCGCGATGTAATTCCTTTCCATTTCAGCGGGCGGAATACCTCCCATTTTTATTTTCTGGCCAACCTGAGGAAGTTTCTCGGCATCAAATCAAATCTCGAAATGTTTCTGCTTCCTGACGAAACATACCGGCACAGAAACAAAAAACTCACCCTGATTTTTGGAAAGCCCATACCATGGAGAATGTTTGACCACACAAAATCACCGCAGGAGTGGGCTACCTGGGTCAGGAATATTGTCTATTCCCTGCCGGAAAAAGAAAGGATATAA
- the murD gene encoding UDP-N-acetylmuramoyl-L-alanine--D-glutamate ligase, with the protein MNKRIVILGAGESGTGAAILARKMGFDVFVSDNASIQPRYKEMLVSYNISFEEGKHTERLILNADEVIKSPGITEKAPIVIKLRNKGIRIISEIEFAARFTSAKKICITGSNGKTTTTTLIHHMLRKAGLNAGLAGNVGKSFALQVATENYDYYVIELSSFQLDGMYDFKADIAILLNITADHLDRYEYSLEKYAESKFRITQNLEEDNFFIFCRDDEITIRHLEKIVMKARQLGFTRKNEPADGAWVDENDTMRIRFDDVDFSMSLAELALKGKHNTYNSMAAGITGNVLKIKKEIIRESLMDFRGVEHRLEPVLKVHGIQFINDSKATNVNSAWYALESMHTPVIWIAGGVDKGNDYSELLDLVKEKVRAIVCLGVDNKKLHEAFEGVVETMVDCTSMKDAVRSAYYLAKDGDTVLLSPACASFDLFKNYEDRGKQFKECVREL; encoded by the coding sequence ATGAATAAGCGAATTGTAATTCTTGGTGCAGGCGAAAGCGGGACAGGAGCCGCCATACTGGCCCGTAAAATGGGCTTTGACGTGTTTGTTTCCGACAACGCCTCCATCCAACCCAGGTACAAGGAAATGCTGGTAAGCTACAACATATCCTTTGAAGAGGGGAAGCATACTGAACGGCTAATTCTGAATGCCGATGAGGTAATCAAAAGCCCTGGCATTACTGAAAAAGCCCCCATTGTTATTAAACTGCGCAACAAAGGAATCCGGATCATTTCGGAGATTGAATTTGCAGCCCGTTTTACTTCGGCAAAAAAAATCTGCATTACCGGAAGCAACGGAAAAACTACCACCACCACCCTGATTCATCATATGTTGCGGAAGGCCGGACTGAATGCAGGCCTGGCCGGTAACGTAGGAAAAAGTTTCGCCTTGCAGGTGGCCACAGAAAATTACGATTATTATGTCATTGAGCTAAGCAGTTTTCAGCTCGACGGAATGTATGATTTCAAGGCTGATATTGCCATCCTGCTCAACATAACAGCGGATCATCTCGACCGGTACGAGTACAGTCTGGAAAAGTATGCCGAATCGAAGTTCCGGATCACCCAGAATCTTGAGGAAGACAACTTCTTTATTTTCTGCCGGGATGATGAGATTACCATACGGCATCTGGAAAAGATAGTGATGAAAGCACGTCAGCTGGGGTTCACCAGAAAGAATGAACCTGCTGACGGAGCCTGGGTAGACGAAAATGATACCATGCGCATCCGTTTTGATGATGTTGATTTTTCCATGTCGCTGGCTGAACTGGCTTTAAAAGGCAAACACAATACTTACAATTCTATGGCTGCCGGAATAACCGGGAACGTGCTGAAAATTAAAAAAGAAATTATCCGCGAAAGTCTGATGGATTTCCGTGGTGTGGAACACCGTCTTGAACCGGTACTGAAAGTTCACGGGATACAGTTTATCAATGATTCCAAAGCTACCAATGTGAATTCAGCCTGGTATGCACTGGAGAGCATGCATACACCGGTGATATGGATTGCCGGAGGTGTGGATAAAGGCAATGATTATTCCGAACTCCTTGACCTTGTTAAGGAAAAAGTGCGTGCTATCGTTTGCCTTGGCGTTGATAACAAAAAACTGCACGAAGCATTCGAAGGGGTTGTGGAAACCATGGTCGACTGCACTTCCATGAAAGATGCTGTTCGTTCAGCATATTATCTGGCCAAGGATGGTGACACGGTGCTCTTGTCTCCTGCCTGTGCCAGTTTTGATCTGTTTAAAAATTATGAAGACAGAGGTAAACAGTTTAAAGAATGTGTAAGAGAATTATAG
- a CDS encoding GNAT family N-acetyltransferase, producing the protein MMMKEIIPPVEKELLLQELTPDKLKCETNYGHNEIYIFTAHDSPHLMREVGRLRELSFRRAGGGTGKECDIDEYDTAPDPYHQLIVWDPKFKEILGGYRFYIPHEGESGDSIASKLVTSHWFRFSDKFKQEYLPYTIELGRSFVQPAYQSTNPQRARKGIYALDNLWDGLGTLIVDHPHMKYFFGKVTMYPSFNKEARNLILCFLNKFYGDREGLVKPIKPLPMDCNVEEMEQVFSAPTVQENYRILVKKVRAHHENIPPLISAYMSLSPTLKVFGTVITEDFGNVEETGIMITIKDLYIEKVERHVSSYKRWRYYLSRDKFFPQ; encoded by the coding sequence ATTATGATGAAAGAAATTATTCCTCCGGTCGAAAAAGAACTACTTCTGCAGGAACTTACCCCGGATAAACTCAAGTGTGAAACCAACTATGGGCACAACGAGATCTATATTTTCACAGCCCATGATTCCCCGCATCTGATGCGTGAGGTAGGCCGGCTCAGGGAACTCAGCTTTCGCAGGGCAGGCGGTGGAACCGGGAAAGAATGTGATATTGATGAATACGACACAGCGCCTGATCCCTATCATCAGCTGATTGTCTGGGATCCCAAATTCAAGGAAATTCTGGGAGGGTATAGGTTTTATATCCCGCATGAAGGAGAAAGCGGTGATTCCATTGCATCAAAGCTGGTGACTTCCCATTGGTTCCGTTTCTCCGATAAATTCAAGCAGGAATACCTGCCATATACCATCGAACTGGGGAGGTCATTTGTGCAGCCTGCCTACCAGTCAACCAATCCCCAGCGGGCACGGAAGGGCATTTATGCGCTCGACAACCTCTGGGATGGTTTAGGTACATTGATTGTGGATCATCCGCACATGAAATATTTCTTCGGGAAGGTCACCATGTATCCCTCGTTTAATAAAGAGGCCCGTAACCTTATTCTGTGTTTTCTCAATAAGTTTTATGGCGACAGGGAAGGACTGGTAAAACCCATCAAGCCTCTGCCGATGGATTGCAATGTTGAAGAAATGGAACAGGTATTTTCAGCACCCACCGTGCAGGAAAACTACCGGATTCTTGTGAAGAAAGTAAGGGCGCATCATGAAAATATTCCTCCGCTCATCAGCGCCTATATGAGCCTTTCCCCCACACTTAAAGTGTTTGGCACGGTAATCACCGAAGACTTCGGAAATGTGGAGGAAACCGGCATTATGATTACCATAAAAGACCTGTATATTGAAAAAGTTGAACGGCATGTATCCTCCTATAAACGCTGGAGATACTACCTGAGTCGTGACA
- a CDS encoding phospho-N-acetylmuramoyl-pentapeptide-transferase codes for MLYHLFEHLQNVDIPGGRLWGYLSFRSALAIITSLLISLFIGKRIIRLLQKKQIGEVVRDLGLEGQLQKKGTPTMGGIIIIISILVPVLLFANLTNVYILLMIITTVWLGMIGFADDYIKVFQHNKEGLAGRVKILGQVILGIIVGVVLYTSPQAVVREKVRGSDGLPVYREIRSPGSETVTRIYFTKPVKTTKTTIPFVKNHEFDYASLVKFAGKNAEIAGWIVFILAVIFIITAVSNGANMTDGLDGLATGTSAIIGFTLGIFAYLSGNIIYAGYLNIMYIPNAGELVVFMGAFIGALIGFLWYNTYPAQVFMGDTGSLTLGGIIAVFAIIVRKELLIPILCGIFFVESLSVMMQVGYFKYTRKKYGEGRRIFKMAPLHHHYQMLGYPEAKIVARFWIVQILLAVLTIVTLKIR; via the coding sequence ATGTTGTACCATTTGTTTGAACACTTACAAAATGTTGATATTCCAGGGGGGCGCTTATGGGGCTATTTGTCTTTCCGGTCTGCTCTGGCTATTATCACATCCCTGTTGATTTCGTTATTTATCGGCAAGCGTATCATTCGCTTGCTTCAGAAGAAACAGATCGGGGAGGTGGTACGCGACCTGGGGCTGGAAGGCCAGCTTCAGAAGAAAGGTACTCCCACCATGGGAGGAATTATCATTATTATATCCATTCTGGTTCCTGTTCTGCTTTTTGCCAATCTGACCAATGTGTACATCCTTCTGATGATCATAACAACAGTATGGCTTGGTATGATCGGATTTGCCGATGATTATATAAAGGTTTTCCAGCATAACAAAGAAGGGCTTGCAGGTCGCGTTAAGATTCTGGGCCAGGTCATTCTGGGAATTATCGTCGGAGTGGTTCTGTATACCAGTCCGCAGGCAGTTGTGCGGGAAAAAGTGCGGGGCAGCGATGGTCTTCCCGTGTACAGGGAGATCAGAAGCCCGGGAAGTGAAACAGTTACAAGAATTTATTTTACAAAACCTGTAAAGACAACAAAAACAACCATTCCTTTTGTAAAGAACCATGAGTTTGATTATGCATCGCTGGTGAAATTTGCCGGTAAAAATGCAGAAATAGCGGGCTGGATTGTTTTTATCCTTGCCGTAATTTTTATTATAACGGCTGTTTCCAACGGCGCCAATATGACGGATGGCCTTGATGGCCTTGCAACAGGTACATCAGCCATTATTGGTTTTACCCTTGGCATTTTTGCGTATCTGTCGGGTAATATTATTTATGCCGGATACCTTAATATAATGTACATACCCAATGCCGGCGAGCTGGTGGTATTCATGGGGGCATTTATCGGTGCCCTCATTGGCTTTCTCTGGTACAATACTTACCCCGCTCAGGTATTCATGGGCGATACCGGAAGTCTGACCCTGGGGGGTATTATTGCCGTATTTGCCATTATTGTCCGCAAAGAACTGCTGATTCCTATACTCTGCGGAATTTTCTTCGTCGAAAGCCTTTCTGTAATGATGCAGGTGGGATATTTCAAATATACACGGAAAAAATACGGAGAGGGGCGGCGCATTTTCAAAATGGCACCGCTGCATCATCACTATCAGATGCTGGGATACCCTGAAGCCAAAATTGTTGCGCGCTTCTGGATTGTGCAGATACTCCTGGCAGTTCTAACAATTGTAACATTAAAAATCAGATAA
- a CDS encoding division/cell wall cluster transcriptional repressor MraZ, with amino-acid sequence MNSFIGEYHCKVDAKGRIMLPAAFKKQLSPASNDSFVVKKDIYEACLVMYPLEEWERQNTIIRSRINPYNPEHNRFVREFYKGAAEIMLDGNNRLLIPRRLLDEVGIEGEVILAGQLGKIEIWAAGRYGKMAPDDFARLAEKIMGGDQSNNNIP; translated from the coding sequence ATGAATTCCTTTATCGGAGAATATCATTGCAAGGTTGACGCAAAGGGCAGGATCATGCTTCCTGCTGCTTTCAAGAAGCAGTTGTCGCCGGCTTCCAATGATTCTTTTGTAGTTAAAAAAGATATTTATGAAGCCTGTCTTGTGATGTATCCTCTGGAGGAATGGGAACGTCAGAATACCATTATCCGCAGCCGCATTAATCCATACAATCCGGAGCATAACCGTTTTGTGAGGGAGTTTTACAAAGGGGCTGCCGAGATAATGCTTGACGGAAATAATCGTTTGCTCATACCCCGCCGGTTACTGGATGAAGTGGGTATTGAAGGGGAGGTAATACTGGCAGGGCAGTTGGGCAAGATTGAAATATGGGCTGCCGGCAGGTACGGGAAGATGGCACCGGATGATTTTGCCCGCCTGGCAGAAAAAATTATGGGAGGAGATCAGAGTAACAATAATATCCCATAG
- a CDS encoding FtsW/RodA/SpoVE family cell cycle protein, with translation MTGTLRKYLKGDPVIWMVIFILSIISILVVYSSTGTLAYRFQGGNTAYYILKHTIILFVGWVFIYTMHLVPYKFYALLAQIFLILSVPLLLFTLFLGTRLNEASRWLTLPVIGLTIQTSDLAKLALIMFVARNLAIKQESIGDFRNTFLPTIIPVLIICALIAPANLSTAVMLFATCVILMFIGRMPVSYILLLGVTAVAILSLFVAISLWTHSEGRVKTWIHRIESFRGSDDEDSYQVEQAKIAIVTGGIIGKGPGNSTQRNFLPHPYSDFIYAIIVEEYGIIGGIVVVLLYLVLFFRAGILVRRSNRTFPAFLSAGLALLLVFQAFINMGVAVNLLPVTGQPLPLVSMGGSSLFFTCASLGIILSVSHGLDEEKKKETTINEGVQTDVS, from the coding sequence ATGACAGGTACACTAAGAAAATATCTGAAAGGGGATCCGGTAATCTGGATGGTGATTTTCATTCTTTCCATTATCTCCATCCTGGTAGTGTATAGTTCTACCGGAACACTTGCCTACCGTTTTCAGGGAGGCAATACGGCTTACTACATTCTCAAGCATACGATAATTCTTTTTGTTGGATGGGTGTTCATATATACTATGCATCTGGTACCATATAAGTTTTATGCTCTGCTGGCCCAGATATTTCTCATTCTCTCAGTGCCGCTTCTTCTTTTCACCCTGTTTCTTGGTACCAGGTTAAATGAAGCTTCGCGCTGGCTTACTTTGCCGGTAATAGGGCTTACTATTCAGACATCTGATCTTGCCAAACTGGCGTTGATTATGTTTGTGGCGAGAAATCTTGCCATTAAGCAGGAGTCAATTGGTGATTTCAGGAATACTTTCTTACCTACCATAATACCGGTTCTGATTATCTGTGCCCTAATTGCTCCGGCAAATCTGTCGACGGCAGTTATGTTGTTTGCTACCTGTGTGATTCTGATGTTTATCGGCCGTATGCCTGTTTCATACATACTTCTGCTGGGCGTTACTGCTGTGGCAATACTTTCCCTGTTTGTGGCTATTTCTCTCTGGACCCATTCGGAAGGCAGGGTAAAAACCTGGATTCATCGTATTGAAAGCTTCAGAGGTTCTGACGATGAAGACAGCTACCAGGTAGAGCAGGCGAAAATAGCCATTGTAACAGGGGGTATTATAGGAAAAGGCCCGGGCAATAGTACACAGAGGAATTTCCTTCCACATCCCTATTCTGATTTCATTTATGCCATTATTGTTGAAGAATATGGAATAATTGGAGGGATAGTAGTCGTTCTTCTTTACCTGGTGCTATTTTTCAGGGCAGGTATTCTGGTGAGAAGGAGCAACCGGACTTTTCCCGCTTTTCTCTCGGCAGGCTTGGCACTTTTGCTTGTTTTTCAAGCTTTTATCAATATGGGGGTGGCGGTAAATCTGTTGCCTGTAACGGGGCAGCCATTGCCTCTGGTGAGCATGGGAGGATCGTCACTGTTTTTTACCTGTGCTTCTCTTGGTATTATTTTGAGCGTAAGCCATGGGCTTGATGAAGAAAAGAAAAAGGAAACAACCATAAATGAAGGAGTACAAACCGATGTCTCTTAG
- a CDS encoding transpeptidase family protein: MAAEIKKDILWRVGVIYFGFLLGGIAIIGRIVYLQLAEGNIWREKAEKLAWKNMIITPQRGDILSEDGRIISTSLPYYEIRVDMASSAINDVMFHKSIDSLSYCLSRLFRDRSKESYKAELVSARRNKERFHLLKRRVNYDELHQLKTFPLFRLGQYKGGLIVLQDNIRFMPHGDLAARTVGYITKSDEGNIVGIEGAYDEYLRGKEGVRLMQRIPGGLWMPISGGDQVEPEDGVDVVTTIDINLQDLAEAALRRQLELHKAHHGTVVVMEVSTGEIRAMVNLGLDELGRYREVYNYAIGESSEPGSTFKLPALMAAFEDHLVELTDTVNTGRGKFRIYDKEIRDAHDEGYGLITVKQVFEYSSNVGMAKLITRLYKNREKDFVDRLYHFHLNEPLGIELKGEGRPEIRYPGTKYWSGISLAMMAHGYEVRLTPLQILTFYNAVANGGRMMRPMFVKELRQRGKTIKRFSPQVIDPSICSRSTLKKARAMLEGVVDSGTAMNLRNASCKIAGKTGTAQIANQKFGYGKQYLASFVGYFPAEDPKYSCIVWVSSPSNSVYYGNVVAGPVFREIAQKIYATRIAVDNEVEKIGWFDKVEPPYTKGGYWPELEKVLDELDIPVEKGNDASSHWVITQKQDDKVLCFGKLYNRNLMPDVKGLGLKDALYILENYGLEVTVTGKGTVVNQWPQPGVRIQKGETVQLEMSQ, encoded by the coding sequence ATGGCTGCGGAGATTAAAAAGGACATTTTGTGGAGAGTGGGAGTAATCTATTTCGGATTCCTCCTGGGAGGGATTGCTATTATTGGCAGGATTGTATATCTCCAGCTGGCTGAAGGCAATATCTGGCGCGAAAAAGCTGAAAAACTGGCATGGAAAAACATGATCATTACGCCTCAGCGGGGAGACATTCTTTCTGAAGACGGACGGATTATTTCTACCTCCCTGCCGTATTATGAGATCAGGGTGGATATGGCTTCATCGGCCATCAATGATGTTATGTTTCATAAGAGCATTGATTCGCTCAGTTATTGTCTTTCGCGTCTTTTCCGCGACCGAAGCAAGGAATCGTACAAGGCCGAGCTGGTTTCAGCACGCCGGAATAAAGAAAGATTTCATTTGCTGAAACGCAGAGTGAATTATGATGAATTGCACCAGCTGAAAACGTTTCCTTTGTTTCGTCTGGGTCAATACAAAGGCGGGCTGATTGTTCTTCAGGATAACATCCGCTTCATGCCGCATGGTGATCTGGCAGCCCGGACCGTAGGATACATAACCAAAAGTGATGAGGGGAACATTGTGGGAATTGAAGGAGCTTACGACGAATACCTCCGGGGGAAGGAAGGTGTAAGGCTCATGCAGCGGATTCCGGGAGGGCTCTGGATGCCTATCAGCGGCGGAGATCAGGTGGAACCCGAAGATGGGGTGGACGTGGTTACCACCATCGACATCAATCTTCAGGACCTTGCAGAAGCCGCTCTCAGGCGACAGCTGGAACTGCACAAGGCGCATCATGGCACTGTGGTGGTAATGGAAGTGAGTACCGGAGAAATCAGGGCCATGGTCAATCTGGGATTGGATGAACTTGGCCGTTACAGAGAAGTTTACAATTATGCCATCGGTGAAAGCTCTGAACCCGGTTCCACCTTTAAACTGCCTGCGCTGATGGCGGCTTTTGAGGATCATCTGGTTGAATTAACCGATACGGTGAATACCGGCAGGGGAAAATTCAGGATATACGACAAAGAGATCAGGGATGCCCATGATGAAGGGTACGGACTCATTACCGTTAAACAGGTGTTTGAATATTCCTCCAATGTGGGAATGGCAAAGCTCATTACAAGGCTTTACAAAAACAGGGAAAAGGATTTTGTTGATCGCCTCTATCATTTTCATTTAAATGAACCGTTGGGAATTGAGCTCAAAGGAGAGGGGAGGCCGGAAATCCGTTATCCGGGAACAAAGTACTGGTCGGGCATTTCTCTGGCCATGATGGCGCACGGATACGAAGTTCGGCTCACTCCCCTGCAGATTCTGACATTTTATAATGCAGTTGCCAACGGCGGTCGTATGATGCGGCCCATGTTTGTCAAAGAGCTTCGTCAGAGAGGGAAAACCATAAAGCGCTTCAGCCCGCAGGTGATTGATCCGTCCATTTGTTCGAGGTCAACGCTGAAGAAGGCCCGTGCCATGCTCGAAGGAGTCGTGGACAGCGGAACAGCGATGAATCTGAGAAATGCCTCATGCAAAATTGCCGGAAAAACCGGAACCGCGCAGATTGCTAATCAGAAATTTGGTTACGGGAAACAATACCTGGCGTCGTTTGTGGGATATTTTCCTGCCGAGGACCCAAAGTATAGCTGTATTGTCTGGGTCAGTTCCCCGTCGAACAGCGTGTATTATGGAAATGTAGTTGCCGGTCCGGTGTTCAGGGAGATTGCCCAGAAAATTTATGCCACACGAATTGCGGTCGATAATGAAGTAGAGAAAATCGGATGGTTCGATAAGGTTGAACCCCCTTATACCAAAGGCGGTTACTGGCCGGAACTGGAAAAAGTACTCGATGAGCTTGATATTCCGGTAGAAAAAGGAAATGATGCTTCTTCGCATTGGGTCATCACCCAGAAACAGGATGATAAAGTGCTCTGTTTCGGGAAACTATATAACCGGAACCTGATGCCTGATGTCAAAGGTCTGGGATTGAAGGATGCATTGTATATTCTTGAAAACTACGGTCTGGAAGTAACTGTAACAGGAAAAGGAACAGTAGTAAATCAATGGCCTCAGCCGGGGGTAAGAATTCAGAAAGGTGAAACAGTTCAGCTTGAAATGAGTCAATAG
- the rsmH gene encoding 16S rRNA (cytosine(1402)-N(4))-methyltransferase RsmH, giving the protein MSYHQPVMLSESMQALDIKPDGVYVDLTYGGGGHAREIMKALKKGKLIAFDQDPDVRPDISDEDRFYFFRANYRFLSHFLCYLEIEAVDGIFADLGVSWHQFDEPGRGFTFRSDGPLDMRMSLHGDRSAAHLVNTLSEEQLRTIFREYGELREAGSIARAIVKARGVRPIQTTAELNKCLEGLIPAHLANRFLARVYQALRMEVNQEQKCLAEMLEQTPRWIKPGGRLVIISYHSLEDRMVKHFIRAGNVRGEVVKDLYGNPVAPFRPIGSHAVKPTEEEIAANPRARSAKLRTGERI; this is encoded by the coding sequence ATGAGCTACCATCAACCTGTCATGCTTTCAGAAAGTATGCAGGCACTTGACATAAAGCCTGATGGGGTTTATGTCGATTTAACTTACGGTGGTGGGGGTCATGCAAGGGAGATAATGAAGGCTCTGAAGAAGGGGAAACTGATTGCTTTTGATCAGGATCCTGATGTGCGACCTGACATATCGGATGAAGACAGGTTTTATTTCTTCCGGGCCAATTACAGATTTCTTTCCCATTTTCTCTGCTATCTCGAAATTGAAGCAGTTGATGGGATCTTTGCCGATCTGGGTGTTTCGTGGCATCAGTTTGATGAACCGGGACGTGGTTTTACCTTTCGCAGTGACGGGCCTCTTGATATGCGCATGAGCCTGCATGGCGACCGGAGTGCCGCTCATCTGGTAAATACGCTTAGTGAAGAACAACTGCGAACAATTTTTCGGGAATACGGGGAATTGCGCGAAGCAGGATCCATAGCCCGGGCAATTGTAAAGGCCCGCGGCGTCAGGCCTATCCAGACGACAGCAGAGCTGAATAAGTGCCTGGAAGGTCTGATTCCCGCCCATCTTGCCAATCGTTTCCTGGCAAGAGTCTATCAGGCTCTGCGAATGGAAGTCAATCAGGAGCAGAAATGCCTGGCGGAAATGCTGGAACAAACACCGCGATGGATAAAACCCGGAGGAAGGCTGGTCATCATCTCCTACCACAGCCTTGAGGATAGGATGGTGAAGCATTTTATCAGGGCAGGCAATGTGAGGGGTGAAGTGGTAAAAGATTTATACGGAAATCCTGTTGCGCCTTTCCGGCCAATAGGTTCTCATGCAGTCAAGCCAACTGAGGAGGAAATAGCTGCCAATCCCCGTGCACGCAGTGCTAAGCTCAGAACCGGAGAAAGAATATAA
- a CDS encoding UDP-N-acetylmuramoyl-L-alanyl-D-glutamate--2,6-diaminopimelate ligase, whose translation MRILRDIIGRLRIETVSGNLDIPVSRIVTDSRNAGPGDLFVAVRGTKYDGHTFISQVIRQGVTAVVCERLPEDASGEITWIKVPDTSMAPGLLASDFYGNPSHHLRIVGVTGTNGKTTTATLLYRLFNALGYKAGLMSTICNYVGEKVLPATHTTPDPVQLQGLLHQMVQENCTHCFMEVSSHAAHQNRIAGIDFSGAVFTNLTHDHLDYHQTFDNYLQAKKKFFDELPSSAFALVNKDDRNGLVMVQNTKANRKTYSLKSPSDFHARILESHMEGMLLKIGQQEVWTRLVGEFNAYNFLAVYASAVLLGEEPGVVLEKMSQMEGVRGRIERLRAPDGRMVVVDYAHTPDALKNVLETLLQIRGSKPYAIIGVIGAGGDRDRTKRPKMGRIAASLCDRLIVTSDNPRSEDPEMIIEEIISGIDPSDRNKVISIVNRAEAIRAACLMAHPGDVVLIAGKGHETYQEIKGVKYPFDDMEEVKKAFGIIE comes from the coding sequence ATGAGAATATTACGCGACATAATTGGCAGACTTCGTATTGAGACGGTATCCGGAAACCTTGACATTCCTGTTAGCCGGATTGTTACGGATTCGAGAAATGCCGGGCCGGGAGATCTTTTTGTTGCCGTAAGGGGCACAAAGTATGACGGGCATACGTTTATTTCTCAGGTGATACGGCAGGGGGTTACAGCTGTGGTGTGCGAAAGATTACCCGAAGATGCTTCCGGGGAAATTACCTGGATAAAGGTTCCTGATACTTCGATGGCTCCGGGACTGCTGGCTTCTGATTTTTACGGAAATCCTTCCCATCATCTCAGGATAGTAGGTGTAACCGGAACCAACGGCAAAACGACCACAGCTACTTTGCTGTACCGTTTGTTCAATGCACTGGGCTACAAAGCCGGTTTAATGTCGACCATCTGCAATTATGTCGGAGAGAAAGTGCTTCCTGCAACGCATACTACACCTGATCCTGTTCAGTTGCAGGGCCTTTTGCACCAGATGGTGCAGGAAAACTGCACCCACTGTTTTATGGAGGTCAGCTCGCATGCCGCCCATCAGAACAGGATTGCAGGCATTGATTTTTCAGGGGCGGTATTCACCAATCTGACCCATGATCATCTCGACTATCACCAGACATTTGACAATTACTTGCAGGCCAAGAAAAAATTTTTCGATGAACTTCCTTCATCGGCCTTTGCTCTGGTAAACAAGGATGACCGCAATGGGTTGGTGATGGTTCAGAATACGAAAGCCAACAGGAAAACCTATTCTTTGAAAAGTCCGTCGGATTTTCATGCGCGGATTCTGGAAAGCCATATGGAGGGTATGCTTCTGAAAATCGGTCAGCAGGAAGTCTGGACACGTCTGGTCGGAGAATTCAATGCATACAATTTCCTGGCTGTTTATGCTTCAGCTGTTCTGCTGGGTGAAGAACCCGGGGTTGTTCTGGAAAAAATGAGCCAGATGGAAGGAGTGAGGGGCAGGATTGAACGCCTCCGTGCTCCCGATGGCAGGATGGTTGTTGTGGATTATGCACATACGCCGGATGCTCTCAAAAATGTTCTGGAAACCTTGTTGCAGATAAGAGGCTCCAAACCCTATGCGATAATTGGTGTTATCGGGGCAGGAGGAGACAGGGACAGAACAAAGCGTCCAAAAATGGGCCGTATTGCGGCATCACTCTGCGACCGGCTCATTGTTACTTCCGATAATCCGCGGAGCGAAGACCCTGAAATGATTATCGAAGAAATTATAAGTGGAATCGATCCTTCTGACAGGAACAAAGTAATCAGCATTGTGAACAGGGCAGAGGCCATCCGGGCAGCATGTCTTATGGCACATCCGGGAGATGTGGTGCTTATAGCCGGTAAAGGACATGAAACATATCAGGAAATAAAGGGAGTTAAATACCCATTTGATGACATGGAGGAGGTGAAAAAAGCTTTCGGAATCATTGAGTAA